A genome region from Nocardia sp. NBC_00565 includes the following:
- a CDS encoding TetR/AcrR family transcriptional regulator — protein sequence MAIRRSREDYFELALLVLDESGFPGLSASALCDRMAVTRGSFYHHFDSFEAFVGGLLSYWERHYSRDLITAAAAVDDISAMIKRQVQQAVSLPHGAEVALRAWATINPQVAAAQQRVDRLRRDGLTQSLVDHGVARAIAEICANITLNALIGAQMSGTTGEQMNDMYEELASIFRQGNVLA from the coding sequence ATGGCGATTCGACGAAGCCGCGAAGACTACTTTGAATTGGCGCTGCTCGTCCTCGACGAATCCGGCTTCCCCGGATTGAGCGCGTCCGCGCTATGCGATCGCATGGCGGTGACTCGTGGCTCCTTCTATCACCACTTCGATAGTTTCGAGGCGTTCGTCGGCGGACTGCTGTCGTACTGGGAGCGCCATTACAGCCGCGACCTCATCACCGCAGCGGCCGCAGTCGATGACATTTCGGCAATGATCAAACGTCAGGTACAACAGGCGGTCTCGCTGCCCCACGGAGCCGAAGTGGCACTGCGGGCGTGGGCAACGATCAACCCCCAAGTTGCCGCGGCGCAACAGCGCGTGGACCGGCTTCGTCGCGACGGGCTCACGCAATCACTCGTCGACCATGGAGTAGCACGAGCCATCGCTGAGATCTGCGCCAACATCACCCTCAACGCGCTGATCGGCGCGCAGATGAGTGGGACCACTGGGGAACAGATGAACGACATGTATGAAGAACTAGCCTCGATCTTTCGACAGGGTAACGTGCTGGCCTGA
- a CDS encoding helix-turn-helix domain-containing protein: MDKPGSLLRLARESQGVSLSAVAAKTHFSKSMLGMLENDQRDVKPEHIVVLRARPVHLPERRESGQSGRGSRTYRPTALELELSDRERRSAG; this comes from the coding sequence ATGGATAAGCCCGGCTCTCTGCTTCGGCTGGCCCGCGAATCGCAAGGGGTCAGCCTGTCGGCTGTCGCGGCCAAGACTCACTTCTCCAAGTCGATGCTTGGGATGTTGGAGAATGATCAGCGGGATGTGAAGCCGGAGCACATCGTTGTACTACGGGCACGCCCAGTACACCTACCTGAACGGCGCGAAAGCGGCCAGTCAGGCAGGGGATCGCGTACTTACCGGCCAACTGCTCTCGAGCTTGAGTTATCAGATCGCGAACGTCGGTCAGCCGGGTGA
- a CDS encoding SDR family NAD(P)-dependent oxidoreductase: protein MMHVGGKTVLLTGATGGIGQAIAREFSAQGAVLILTGRRVDVLQQLASELGATSIAADLT, encoded by the coding sequence ATGATGCACGTAGGGGGTAAGACGGTCCTGTTGACTGGTGCGACCGGCGGTATCGGGCAGGCCATAGCGCGTGAATTCAGCGCGCAGGGGGCGGTTCTGATTCTCACGGGCCGGCGAGTCGACGTCTTGCAGCAGCTCGCGAGCGAGTTGGGCGCCACGTCCATCGCCGCCGACCTCACCTAA
- a CDS encoding glycosyltransferase family 2 protein → MPARDEKTVGLVLVTYQSAEDLPPFLESLPAAVEPLALNVIGVDNTSTDGSASFVEQFGGTVIRNRQNVGLAAAINQGAAATDAEWILVANPDTHLAPGSIATLVETALTDETIGMIGPRIARLDGSPYPSGRRFPSLAVGIAHALLGGVWPSNPATRAYFGNPVTTISDVDWISGCCMLFRRSAFDAVGGFDTRYFLYFEETKMALDMHRGGWRVVLDPSVEIRHREGGSMRSAPFRKIRSHHRSALRFYCDYHQGSPWLLFAPLVAAGLIVRGAASVLRTAITQRLRH, encoded by the coding sequence ATGCCTGCCCGCGACGAGAAAACCGTCGGTCTTGTCCTGGTCACCTACCAGAGCGCAGAGGACCTGCCACCCTTCTTGGAATCGCTACCTGCGGCTGTCGAGCCGCTGGCCCTCAACGTGATCGGTGTCGACAACACATCGACTGATGGCAGCGCCAGTTTTGTCGAGCAGTTCGGCGGGACGGTTATCCGCAATCGTCAGAATGTCGGCCTGGCCGCCGCGATCAACCAAGGCGCAGCCGCAACAGATGCCGAATGGATCCTGGTCGCGAACCCCGATACGCACCTGGCACCGGGTTCGATCGCCACGCTCGTCGAAACCGCTCTCACAGACGAGACGATCGGCATGATCGGCCCGCGCATAGCCCGGCTGGATGGATCGCCCTATCCGAGCGGACGTCGATTCCCGTCGCTCGCGGTAGGTATAGCGCATGCCCTACTCGGCGGAGTGTGGCCTAGCAATCCCGCGACCCGCGCGTACTTCGGCAATCCCGTGACCACGATCAGCGATGTTGACTGGATCTCGGGCTGCTGCATGCTGTTCCGGCGCAGTGCGTTCGACGCGGTAGGCGGGTTCGACACCCGCTACTTCCTCTACTTCGAGGAAACCAAGATGGCGCTCGACATGCACCGCGGCGGGTGGCGGGTCGTGCTGGACCCCAGTGTCGAGATTCGCCACCGCGAAGGCGGCAGCATGCGGTCAGCCCCGTTCCGCAAGATCCGCAGCCACCACCGCAGCGCCTTGCGGTTCTACTGCGACTACCACCAGGGCTCGCCGTGGCTGCTATTCGCACCGCTGGTCGCGGCGGGCCTGATTGTGCGCGGCGCGGCATCAGTGCTGCGGACCGCGATCACTCAACGTCTGCGCCACTAG
- a CDS encoding class I SAM-dependent DNA methyltransferase, with protein MGEPGHVRDTRDGYDSVATEYAERFSDSLRDHPFDRAMLAVFAELVRASGPLRVLDIGCGPGYVTDHLRTLGLQSQGIDLSPEMIALARRAYPDLRFELGDMTAIDLPNAGLGGVFSRSSIIHTPPEQLPAVFAEFHRVLAPGAHLLLTFQASDDTSQVAWPFDHAVALAYRLSVGRVADLLREAGFQEMARQITAPEQDKVRGFHYGYLLARRSADDANGAAPRNDHRLGSHISSERRA; from the coding sequence ATGGGCGAACCCGGGCACGTGCGCGACACTCGCGACGGATACGACTCAGTGGCCACCGAATACGCGGAGCGCTTCAGCGACTCGCTTCGGGACCATCCCTTCGACCGGGCGATGCTCGCGGTCTTCGCCGAACTCGTCCGAGCCTCCGGACCACTGCGGGTCCTGGACATCGGTTGCGGCCCAGGGTATGTGACCGACCATCTGCGCACGCTCGGGCTGCAGTCCCAGGGCATCGACCTCTCCCCAGAGATGATCGCGCTCGCGCGCCGCGCTTACCCCGACCTTCGCTTCGAGCTCGGCGACATGACCGCGATCGACCTGCCGAACGCCGGCCTCGGCGGCGTGTTCTCGAGGTCTTCGATCATCCACACCCCGCCCGAGCAACTCCCCGCGGTGTTCGCCGAGTTCCACCGGGTGCTCGCCCCCGGCGCTCATCTGCTGCTGACGTTCCAGGCGAGCGACGACACCTCGCAGGTCGCCTGGCCGTTCGACCATGCTGTGGCACTCGCCTACCGCCTTTCGGTCGGCCGCGTGGCCGATCTGCTGCGGGAGGCCGGATTCCAGGAGATGGCGCGCCAGATCACGGCCCCGGAGCAGGACAAGGTCCGCGGCTTCCACTACGGGTATCTCCTGGCCCGCAGGAGCGCCGATGACGCCAACGGTGCGGCCCCACGCAACGACCATCGTTTGGGGTCGCACATATCGAGTGAACGCCGCGCATAG
- a CDS encoding SDR family oxidoreductase: MARLIDEVGQVDVFVANAGVAALGKLGDFAAADIDDALAVNLRTPILMAHQLVRLMQQRAAGHIVFIGSIGGRVPAADAAIYDATKFGLRGFALGLRVCVHDRCTGVSRTCTGTPDTKSSRPSTTRTPINGQRPESLIRGPQSHSGMSGAPPYGPIWTRASTYRVDHRKARGPERAAGWFDPASKLCALVGGRG, encoded by the coding sequence ATCGCGCGGCTGATCGATGAGGTCGGACAGGTTGACGTGTTCGTCGCGAACGCGGGTGTCGCAGCACTGGGGAAGCTCGGAGACTTCGCTGCGGCGGACATCGATGACGCGCTCGCTGTGAATTTGCGTACGCCGATTCTGATGGCCCACCAACTTGTCCGGTTGATGCAGCAACGGGCGGCCGGTCACATCGTCTTCATCGGCTCCATCGGGGGCAGAGTTCCAGCGGCCGACGCCGCCATTTATGACGCAACCAAGTTTGGGCTGCGCGGATTCGCCCTCGGGCTGAGAGTTTGCGTTCATGACCGCTGCACCGGTGTCAGCAGGACTTGCACCGGGACACCGGATACGAAGTCCTCACGGCCGTCGACTACACGGACCCCGATCAACGGGCAGCGCCCAGAGAGTTTGATCCGTGGCCCGCAATCACATTCAGGCATGAGCGGCGCTCCGCCGTACGGGCCGATATGGACTCGAGCAAGCACGTATCGCGTCGACCACCGCAAGGCCAGAGGGCCGGAACGTGCAGCGGGGTGGTTCGATCCAGCGTCGAAACTGTGCGCCTTGGTCGGCGGGCGAGGGTAA
- a CDS encoding tetratricopeptide repeat protein: MNGAKAASQAGDRVLTGQLLSSLSYQIANVGQPGDAVLLARTALSGAHGATPVVAALLTERVAWAAARARDRDGAMRALDTVDDTYERRIAGVEEPEWVYWVDRSEIDVMAGRCFVELGDPSRARPLLQQAIDSYPKDRAREVALYQTWLAESYARNRDFDAAQETIRAARKAAYGVHSARLERRVVEIELMLSGRGRW, translated from the coding sequence CTGAACGGCGCGAAAGCGGCCAGTCAGGCAGGGGATCGCGTACTTACCGGCCAACTGCTCTCGAGCTTGAGTTATCAGATCGCGAACGTCGGTCAGCCGGGTGACGCAGTCCTTCTTGCGCGGACGGCGCTGAGCGGAGCGCACGGTGCGACACCGGTAGTGGCTGCGTTGCTGACTGAGCGAGTGGCGTGGGCCGCGGCGCGTGCCCGTGACCGTGACGGGGCGATGCGCGCCCTCGACACCGTGGACGACACCTACGAGCGTCGGATAGCCGGCGTCGAGGAACCCGAATGGGTGTACTGGGTGGATCGGTCCGAAATCGACGTGATGGCGGGGCGATGCTTCGTTGAACTCGGCGATCCGTCACGCGCGCGGCCACTACTGCAACAGGCGATCGACAGCTATCCGAAGGATCGGGCGCGGGAAGTCGCGCTCTATCAGACTTGGTTGGCGGAGTCGTATGCGCGGAACCGGGATTTCGATGCGGCGCAGGAGACGATCCGGGCGGCTCGGAAGGCTGCGTATGGTGTTCATTCGGCGCGGTTGGAGCGGCGGGTTGTCGAGATTGAGCTGATGCTCAGCGGACGTGGCCGCTGGTAA
- a CDS encoding carboxymuconolactone decarboxylase family protein gives MTNTEASTSNDRFERGLELLRQVGGKERPAVLDSLADIAPDLGRLTVEFGYGDILSRPGLTLRERQLATVAALAAMGNAAPQLRFHIDGALNVGCTREEIVETLIHVNVYAGIPAALNGIAAAREVFDARTDLPAPAEAAPAPTGDRFERGSAKIAEIDGHAGEQVIASLRDIAPDLGRYIIEYSFGDIYSRPGLDLKSREMVTVAMCTALGTVAPQLGVHIHGLLNVGGTETEVVEIITQMAGYAGFPAALNGIAVARTVFAERSGN, from the coding sequence ATGACCAACACGGAGGCCTCTACCAGCAATGATCGTTTCGAGCGCGGACTGGAACTGCTTCGGCAGGTCGGGGGGAAGGAGCGGCCCGCGGTGCTGGACAGTCTCGCGGATATCGCGCCCGACCTGGGACGACTGACTGTCGAGTTCGGATATGGCGACATTCTGTCGCGGCCGGGGCTGACATTGCGTGAGCGGCAATTGGCCACCGTGGCGGCGCTCGCGGCGATGGGGAATGCCGCGCCGCAGTTGCGGTTCCACATCGACGGGGCGCTGAATGTGGGGTGCACCCGGGAGGAGATCGTGGAGACGCTGATCCATGTCAACGTGTATGCCGGAATCCCCGCCGCGCTGAACGGAATCGCGGCGGCGCGCGAAGTGTTCGACGCCCGTACCGATCTCCCGGCTCCGGCCGAAGCGGCACCGGCCCCGACGGGTGATCGGTTCGAGCGCGGGAGCGCGAAGATCGCCGAAATCGATGGACACGCAGGCGAACAGGTCATCGCTTCGCTGCGCGATATCGCACCGGATCTGGGGCGATACATCATCGAGTACAGCTTCGGCGATATCTACTCGCGGCCGGGTCTGGACCTGAAGTCTCGCGAAATGGTCACCGTCGCCATGTGCACCGCACTCGGCACCGTCGCACCGCAACTCGGTGTGCACATCCACGGTCTACTGAATGTCGGCGGTACCGAGACCGAGGTCGTCGAGATCATCACGCAGATGGCCGGTTACGCCGGATTCCCGGCCGCGCTGAACGGAATAGCCGTGGCACGTACGGTTTTCGCGGAACGTTCGGGCAACTGA
- a CDS encoding spirocyclase AveC family protein, protein MSTNVDERQTAASDELPSGIQGRDAPRVVWLARIGVLFVLLQAYIYGRWIFSDQFTPAPTGSDPLSASQEFWIRCWDIVSIAACVGFLIWIVWKTVRDRAIPTLGIVTIAWMLTAWQDPGVNYIRPVFSYNDHFFNRGTWAQFIPGWVNHAGANPQPIFFWVATYSGLMVVGILGICQLLDRVRKAFPRINKAGLLALLFLFSVISDAVAESIWMHQGLWAYPRVNGTWSLFTGGITQLPLFEPLVFGGFVGTAATAIYYFRDSNGHMITDTGLRKLTIKRGRTPVRVLALCTVLNVLMLVFNMGWNMVNQHADTTPTHVPSYFSSELCGLGASSACPPPK, encoded by the coding sequence GTGTCAACTAATGTGGATGAACGTCAGACCGCTGCGTCGGATGAATTGCCGTCGGGCATTCAGGGTCGGGACGCGCCGCGAGTTGTGTGGCTGGCGCGCATCGGCGTGCTGTTCGTGCTGCTCCAGGCATACATATACGGGCGTTGGATCTTCTCCGACCAGTTCACGCCCGCCCCAACGGGTTCCGACCCGCTGTCGGCCTCCCAGGAGTTTTGGATCCGCTGCTGGGACATCGTCAGCATCGCGGCATGTGTCGGGTTCCTCATCTGGATCGTGTGGAAGACAGTGCGAGATCGGGCGATACCCACCTTGGGGATCGTCACCATCGCCTGGATGCTCACCGCCTGGCAGGACCCCGGTGTCAACTACATCCGGCCGGTTTTCTCCTACAACGACCACTTCTTCAACCGCGGAACATGGGCCCAGTTCATACCCGGCTGGGTCAACCACGCGGGCGCCAACCCACAGCCGATTTTCTTCTGGGTCGCTACCTATTCGGGGCTCATGGTGGTTGGCATCCTCGGCATCTGTCAGCTGCTCGACAGAGTTCGAAAAGCCTTCCCGAGAATCAACAAGGCGGGACTTCTGGCGCTGCTATTTCTCTTCTCGGTCATCAGCGACGCTGTCGCTGAATCGATCTGGATGCACCAAGGGTTATGGGCATATCCGAGGGTGAACGGCACCTGGTCGCTGTTCACAGGCGGCATCACGCAACTGCCGCTGTTCGAACCTCTTGTATTCGGCGGGTTTGTGGGCACGGCGGCGACCGCCATCTATTACTTTCGCGACTCGAACGGTCATATGATCACGGACACGGGACTACGCAAGCTCACGATCAAGCGTGGACGAACTCCCGTTCGCGTGTTGGCCCTGTGCACGGTCCTGAACGTGCTCATGCTCGTTTTCAACATGGGGTGGAACATGGTCAACCAACATGCCGACACCACGCCAACCCATGTCCCAAGCTACTTCTCCAGCGAACTGTGCGGCCTCGGCGCCAGTTCTGCGTGCCCGCCACCGAAGTAG